The stretch of DNA GGGATTCGCTAGTCCCATCCAAAAAGAGAACATTTATAACTCGGCTGAGGCCAAAACCTTCTCCTGTTGAAAAGCTCACAAGAGACCTGTATTCCATATTGCATGAAGAACAGGCTTCTAACCTGTCCAGAACCTCAGAAGATGATCTTCTTTATGAAAGCGGAACTCCATTTGGTTCTTCTGAGATTGGTTATGGAGGTTTGCTCATTAAACATCCTAATGCAAGATTAgtagaagaggaatcagaagcAAGCTCACTTCCCGTAGATAGATCATACATTATCGGTGTAGGTTATTCAGGTTCAGCATCAATTCCTGTAAATACCGAAAACAAAGGATCGAGCATTCTGAATCCTGGTACCGACACAAAGAAGTCTACGGCACAAATGACCCAAGAGAGTGCCAAAAGGTAATTTCTTGCATACGTAAGAAGAACAGAGTTTATGGTCATTTCAGCCATGGACTGATTGAAAACAGAAGATTGTTTCTTCACTAAATCTTTAGTGGTTCCAAAAATTAGCTTGATTGGATTTCTGAACTTCCACCCTTTGTCTGTGTTCTTACAGGGATAAAATCTCACATCAAAAGTTAAATATCCTGCAAGATAGAAATTCTCCCCTGAGTTCGGCAGATTTACATGTAAGAACTAGTTCTTTCATGTCTTTTCTTCTGTGGCTATATCAGTGCCTTAGAGTGTGGTAGGTTTTTCTCGTGTCGTATACACATTAGAGATCTGATTCAACCACTTTACTTTGGCAGGCTTTCATTAACTTCGAGAGTTTCATGAAATATCTTACATGTGAGGAACAGAAACAGCTGATGAAATATCTGCCATCTATAGACACTGCAAAACCTCCCGAAAGGTCTGTTCCATCCTGATAGCTTTGTTCTTCTAGTAAACTAAAGTTTCTCTCCAGTTCTCATAATTTGTTGTTGTTGGTTTGACAGCCTCAGAAGTATGTTTACCAGTCCTCAATTCTTAGAGACATTATCTTACTACCAGCAACTGCATCAAGAAGGAGTTTTTGATCTCTCCTTGTCAGGAGCAAATGCTGAAGAGTGCAGGACTTTAAAGAGGCTTGTATTACTAAATTATACAAATCATAAGTGGTCAGAGTGCTATCAGAAAATAAAGGTAACGGAGTGGTCTATGGAGTCTGTCCTTTTGGATTGCCAAATAGCCAAAAATCGAGCATGATTTAGCTATTTAAATTTTGAAATGGACATGGTAAGTTCTGATTGATATTGCACCTCAATTGCTATAGGATGCACCATCGAACAAGAAGAAAGGAAATGCAAAGCTGAACAGAAAAAATCTTTCTGATCTTTCCAAATTGGCATCCCTGAAAAGGCACCATGAGAGGCAAAATGAGAACTATCCAGGTCTGGTTCTTTGATATTTCTGCTAAACATATAAAACTATACTGAAGTGAGTGATACTGATTGGCTTATGCAAATTCATTCCTCTGTTTAGCACAGTGACAGTTAAATTTACTTTGCTTGCTTAGACTGGTTTGAGTTGTTTATGTAGTGAAAAGAAAATTTCATACTGACTTCCAGAAATTTTTTGTGGTAGAATATCATGTGGATACTGTAGTAGATATAATGACTGTGTTGACCAAATGCCTGGTGGCCTTTTGCCACTACATTTTTTTCAGCATTATTGAATTTTAGACATTTAAGATTTGAAATCTTCCCAGAAAACATATTGCCTTAGAATAATCGAGGTATCGACCCTATTTGGCCCTGTTCGATATGCCTCTTGCATGTAGTCTTTGCTTGCCAGGGCTCATTGATCATACTTGCATATACTAGGTATGCTCTGATATTAATTATCATGATTGTCATAATGTAAACCGATAAACCTTAACATACATAAAACCATGTGGATCAAAAAGACACATGACTAGTACTTTATATCATCATAACCCTCTCCAATTTCCAGTGTTGGACCACCGAGGTATCACAAGCGGCACATCAAACCAGGAGTTCCATAACTATTTGATGTTTACTATGCGTGTAACTATGTTTTTCCTTCTGTTGATTGTCGCTGTAAATTAAATAAAGGAGTTTCTTTCCTAACATATTTGGTGGTGTTCTGCTGTGGATTTCAGAGAATAAAAGCACCATGACAAGCCCTAAAAGAATGTGCAGGTCTGAGAAGACGAATCCTCCTTCAAGATGTTCAACTCAGCTGGAACCTAGTGTCATTTCCAGTGTAAATGATGACATAGAGGACTTTGTAGACCATGAAGGTTCTTGCTTCAGTTCCAGAAGAAATTTTGCTTCTCCTCCTGATAGGAGCTCCTTGCTAGCCCCAACACTCAGTTCTGAGAGTGACTTGCTTCTGGTTTTGCCGTCTGGTGGATCATTTCCTCAAGAAGAACTCTTGTACCAATAATGGAGACAGAAAGACAGATCAATTCAGCAACACAGATGTTGTCCAATTGCTTGTTGCACATGGAGCATCAACTGAACTAGTGCCGTGAATGGTGGGTGTCATAGTCTTGCTCTTTCCCCCTCTGTCAACCTCTTTCGAAAACATTTTCGGTCTACTTCATCTTCTAGTATGCTGAAAACTGACAATTAGCTTTGAACTGGTTTGAGCTAAATTGCTTCATGTATATAGCCTTGCAAGATGGTTGTAATACAACTGAGCATAAAAAGAGGAGTCTGTATAAACAGTGAAGGAATGTGCATTGCCATCTTGTTGTTCTCTTCTCAATTTGGGCATGTATTGCCTGTTGAAGGAGTTGGCTTTGGTTATTGTGTGCAGGGTCATCATGCTTTGGACATGGAGAGGCTCACAAGGCAACGAGTCTTGTGTCTGCAATTTGATCAGACGAACACCAAGTGCATGAAGAAATGCCTCGGTTGAAGTACCAGCTTCTGTTGACGATGATGAGCACGACCCCAAATGGCCCTTAAACGTGCCGTGCACGTGCGAGCTTCGTTGGTGGGTGCCTCTGGGCCCAATGAATGCGGCGGCTTCCGATACGAAGTCGGCCTCCTCCCACTTTCTAGGGAGGGGCAAGTATTGGAGGAGAGACGGTAAAGAAGTCCGCGTCGTTGCTGTTGTCGTCCTTCCGCGTCCCAACCCCTTTCTCCAGGCCACGAATCGGAGCGCAACATGGCGAATTACGGCGGCGTACTCCGGCGATCCGCCGCCGTCGTCGAGCGAGCCCGCGACGGCGCCCGCCGCACCCGCAAGGCCCTGGCCCGCTTCGCCCGGCCCCAGTCCTTCGCGGCGCCGCCCGACGCCGAGGCGGCCGCTGTTCGCGCCGTCCGTAACCTTCGCTCCTTCCGCCTCCATTACGCCATCCTCCTCTGGGTCCTCCTCCTCGCCTCCCTCTTCCCCCGCCGCCGCGCCACCATGCTCTTCCTCATGGCCTCCTCCAAGATCGCCCTCTTCTGCGGCGCCCTCCTAAAGGCCTTCCCCAACTCCGCCCTCCTCTGCCGGATCGTGGACCGCAGACTGGCGGCCGCGCTCGTGCTGGCCGTGATCGGCGTCGAGCTGGTGGTGACGAGGGCCGTGCCGCAGTTCCTGCTCGCCATGGCCATCGGGGTGCCGCTCGTGCTGCTCCACGCCGTGTTCCGCGTGCGGGACGATCTGACGGCCAGCGGCCAGGAAGCGGCGAGCGCCGGTGGTGGCGAACTGGGGCCGATCTTCGAGAAGAAGGAAGATCTTGAATTGGGCTCTCAGTAAGAGTTGACTACAATCTTATACtactcctttcttcttcttcttcttctttctttaccTCTAAAATTACCATTTCTTTACAGAATTACAAGATGAAACTTGATATGATATACTCAAACAATTATAATCTTGATTACAAAATCCTCTGTTTTGAAACTGAAGAATATGTAGTGAGTAAATTTTTGTTAACCAAATTTATTGTATTGAGAAGTGAGTTTAGCTTACATTCCATGTCCAGCCATGTGATATAGCAGCTGACTCTTCATTGCTACTAGGATTGCTTGGTATTATTAGATTGCTGCAGCAAAACCTGGTTTTATATTGTGAATTGAGTGTACCTTCTGTGTGATCTAGTAGCTGATTCTTAATTGCAATTAGATTGCTACATTAAGAGCTGGTATCTGCTTTGCTAAATTTGCTTGCCTGCTTGGTGGTGGTGAAAGTAATACTCTAGTTGTGGCAGAATAATTAGCTAAGCTTACATTACCATGATATTGTAATCTAGGAGACTTGCCTGGTTTGTAAAACAAGATAATTGGTATGGAAATGCCAGTTGAACCTCTACATCCTTGACCTGTGAGTGTCATATGAATTATGATGGCATTAGATTCACAAGGAAATACCTATAGACAGTagcagacagagagagagagagagagagagagagagagagagagagagagagagagagagagagagagagagagagagagggttcttCTGAATTGGAAGAGAGGTTATTTCTAAGCAAACTTCTCATAAATAAAAGAGAGGTTCTTCTGAATTGGAAGACTTGCTAAGCACTCTCATGTCAGCTACACTCTCAATCAATATAGCTTGACTACCAAGGCATTAGAAAGAGCAGCTTCAACCAATATAATTTTATGAAAATGTCTATGCCAAGCCTAAGTAACATTTTTCCAAACATTTCATGCTGTTTGTGTTCAACCTTACAAGTCATTGTCCAGCTCATTTTACTTTAAGAAGGTACACCAGGTAGGAGGTAAATGAGATTAATAGTTACCAGTGTTGTAGCACTGAAGTACCTCAAGGTAGATCCAATCCACCAGCTAGAAAAGCAATTTGTGGGGAAAAGAGTCATTTATTCATAATGAAGGGAAGGAATAAGAGATTCTGATGACCAGAAAGCTAAACTCTAAATAAggactatgtttttttttttggttatgaGAAAGTTTGGTGATATATGGATGCTTCTAACCTTCTTCTCCCTGCACAGTATATTTGAATTAGATATAGTAACCAAAATGATGTATGAGAGTAATTGAGGGGACAtcaatcaagaaaatttaaattgtCACAGATTCATCAACATTTTCTCAAGATGGTTTAAAGATTCAGACACCAACTTGATGGAAAATTAGTTTTGACTGCATCAAATTGCTGATCAACAATCAAGTGAACTGTACAAGTTCATCAGGGGAGATCACATCCGACACGAGATGATACTTATTGGCATCTGCACGAAAATTGGTGCAGGAAATGATGACTACAGCTGATGAGTATATGCAACAAAATTAAATGCTTAGATACACATACTCCATTGGAACTTCACGGCATTTTCCCCCATAATAAACTAGCGTCAGTCACGGCATCAACCTGAAGACAAATTGCATTGAAATGGGCGAACGGAGCAATTTAAATAGGCACAATGTATCGAATGCGACTGAACGTATCATTATGTTTTAGCTGAGACGGGCAGGCTTCTTCGCGAGGCTGAAGTGGACCAAAGGCCACGTTGGGCACAGTCCGACACACACTCCTATGGCACGCTCGCTCACCGACACGTGCGACTCCAAGTCGTACACGTGTGGATCTGGGTCGACCTTCTCGAGTGTGAGCCGTCTCTTCGAATGAATCCAAGGAAAAGTGTGGATCCGCGGGTCTGTTCCCAAATAAAAATCCTTCTCCCTTCGTCCCCATTGCTTCCAGAAGAACCTTCTTCTCTTCGATCCTTTCTCACCTCCAGCTATTGGCGTCGGCGCTCAACGATACCGCAGTAACTGTTGATACAGAGCCCGATGCGGAGGCCCCGTCTCTCCCGGCCGAGGAAATACCCAGTCAAGGTGCATGCCGGTGGCGCGGAGGTCAAGACGTGGCCGAATTGAACAGGGCATAAGGTGTCCAGCCTGGTTGTCAAGACGTTAGGCGAGGAGACAAGGGCTCGcgtttggatttttgaaggaccCATGGGCGTCGATCATCGATCGTCCTGTGAGTCTTTTCCTTGTTTTGGGATTTCTTTGTTAGCTAAGAAAACCATTTGCTCTTTCATCCTTATAACTAGCTATCAAATAGGTTTGTAGTTCTTGAATAGCATAAATGTATGCTCGAGATTCACCACTTTACTGATAGGCCGCAACCTTTTTCCGATGTTGAGTTGTATTAAGGTGCAATGTTTCTAAAGCTCATGACATCTAATTCTTTTGTTTCCTGGGTGAATTTCCATTCCGTGCTTTAGATAAGAATTGCTGAGATACAAGGTCAATCATTTGAAGGTCCCAAAAGCCCTTGAAGCAATAGCTGGGCAGCTAAGGATGTTTTTGTTTGATTGGACTTCCTTTGTTCGGAAAGAGTGTAAGACTTTCTTCAATTGCTTAAATCGGGCTTTGTGTATATTGTGGGCTATGTTAGATAGATTTCTATTAATATCACTTTTTATTATTTCCTTTCAATTGATGCATTTGGTGAAAACACTATTTCTGAGCCAATACAATAGTCTACTATGAGCAGTGGCAATGGTATTCCTCTGAAACAAGATTCTTTTTTCTCTTGATTGTGAATACCATGAGCCAATGCATTGTATTGGTATTATATTGGTAGGATCCTAACCTTTGGTAGACATTCTTCAGCACTCTGGCGCACCGGTTGCGTCTTGGTGGTAGTCGATCCTGCTCTGGTCCCTTACTGCATGTTTGATGCATGAATAGTAATATCTTGctgcatgattttatttttttagtagaTATATGTTGACAAGTTTGTGTGCACCACTGTACCTTTTATTTCTTTAGTTGTGGAGAACCTGAGAAGATATTAGACTAAATCTTTTGCTTATTCAACAAGCTATGGAGTATGTTGATGGTAGAATCTTAACCATTGACCATTTGCTTTGTGAGGCATAATATATGGACTTTTTAGCAAATGAGTAATGACCTTAGAATTATCAAATCATGTGAATGTTGAATTTTTATTTGCATACACCAGATGTGCATAGATTTTCCATACCATACATTTCGTTGAACATGAAGTTGCCTAATGTGTAAGCATGTGATCTCATGCACTCTACCTCATTTTTAGATGAGGAGATGCTGTGATCGAGTAGCCCTAGCATATTCAAGAACCTTCATTGCTTCCGAGATGTTGGCCATTGGTGTTATGGAATCGCAGGTTGGTTTCTTAACCATGCCTTCTCTGCAAAAAGTAAattacaataacaataataacaacaacaagccaAAACGTCCCAAATTCCAGGTCGGGTAGGGAGATCTTACTGGAGTAGTCAGATGATAGTATGTGGTCTTTAGTAAGATTTTGTCCTGGAAGCTTCTGGGGTTATAACTTATGGTCAGAAGCAAAAATGGGGGAAAAAAAAGCCTTTTAAGAAGGTGGCTTACTAGGTTATTGTCCATTTTATATTAGCTATATGCTGGAGTTATATTTCTGTCTTGAGCTGATTCGCTGCTTGAACTGCTTTGTGATTCAGATTGCACATGAAATACAGATTCTATACTTCATATGGTGGAGAATATTGTTGGTGGTAATATAGCATATCACATTAGTGGAGCAGCAAGTACCATTCGGGAGGGCTAGAGGACTGTGTGATGAGATCATTATCGAAATCAAGTGCAACTCTTCACACGTTCATGTTGCTCAACAGCTCATCGAGGTAAGCGAATCCCCAATCTTTTTCTAGTTGTGCACTCAGCAAGAGGGCTAATTTACTGGAACTGCTTTTCTCATTAAGAGCTTCATTGTCCTCATCTATTGTATGCAGGAATCTGTGGTGGGTGCCTAATGAACCTGCAACCAGCAGTTAAGGGGAACTTGGTACATACTTGAGATCGAGTTACTCGCAGTTGGCCACCCCGGCTTCTCTATTATCTATCGTCTTTACCGCACAATCCTATACCAGCTATGGTTCCTCTGGCTACGGGAATCGCAGCTTTTCACAACAGGCTCTAAGAAGAGGGACACAGAGATTGATTTCCTGCTTTCAATTACGAATTTGTTGGAGTTTCTGTTTGAACCACTTGTTCAAGACCTGAACGCTTGCTGCAACTCTGTATGTGACCTTACAGCAATTGCAGCGTCGTTTGTATTCGAGTAAACGCTTAACTTCGAGCTGCTATTGGTGGCTTCTTCTTGCAGTAAACGCTTAACGTTTGCCTCCTGGAGATGTTGTAACTGATGATCCTATGGCGGGAGAGATTTTGCTTCCGGATTTGTATCTTCTACGACTGATGCCTGTTTTATTACTTCATTTCTTTCGTACGAGTATTTCAACATGAAAGTTACTGCAGTGCGGCGGACAATAAAATGTTACTCTTTCTATTCCTCTATGACATGCCCATTTGTCTCACCATCAACATGACTGGTCGGATTTCCTAATTGGGCCCACAGTCACACGTTTTGGGGCTTAACGCGCCCATGTTCATCCCTTTACTTTCTGGGTCCCACCATTATGACAAGCGGAGGTATCCTTCGGTCCACTACTTCTCGGCCGGCTGTAAGAGAAAACCTGTTCCTCCTGTGGTCACGGATCGCAAATGATCAAGGAAGAATTTAACGGTGGAGATCCGAAGGATCAAATATGATCGTCCCACGCCCGCGGGACGATCTCTGCTCCTAACGTGGGCCAGCGTTGACGCTTGGTAATCGTACCACCACCTACCTTTTTGGGTTTTGAATAATGCAGGCCGCTATTACTTTAATTGGGTTTTTCTCTAAAGCCCCTACAACTTAAAAATTCTCCATGTACGTGTTTTGCGTGCATGCCTCTATGGATGGGACAACCACGGAGCAGATGTAATAATGAAAACATAGGAGGATGTGACTGGGAGGGGTCTAAAAGCAAAAGTGCAAATGGTTGTCGTCCGCCCTCACCATTTAGCCCAAACAGCTCCACCCGAGGCCGAGGGCAGGGGCAGGGTAGCCCAACTCTGCCTTCCACCCCAACCGCGGTCAGAACACCGCCCGCGCCGCGGTGGAGGCGGCCCACTCCCCCCACCCACACCTCCGCGCCGCGCCCCTTCACATCGGGAGCGGTGCGCCCACTACCGTCTCTCACACGGTTAGCATGCGCGCCGCACCCTAAGCCGCCCACCCCAGGGCGGTGCCCCGACTCACTACCAAACAAAAAAAAGCACCATTCATTATTAtgccctcctccctcttcccttaCCACCACCACTTCCTCCTCTCTCCCCCTTTTCCCTAAccacctccacctcctccgccACCCACTCCTCCGTGATGGCCGCCACCTCCAGCTCCTCCCCCAAGAAGGACCCTCCCTCCCCCGCCGCCCTCgcggccgccgcctccgccgccgccgcggccacCGGATCGCCTTCCGTTTCCCCGTCGCCATCGCCCTCACCGGACAGATCGCCCTCCCCGATCCCCCTCCCGGCTTCCCTCCCGCCACCGCCGCACTCCGCGGTCGCCGCCGCCTCCGGCTCCCGTCGCCTCGCCGCTCCCATATGGACCCACGAGGAAACCCTTGCCCTCATCGACGCCTACCGCGATAAGTGGTACGCCCTCCGCCGCGGCAATCTCCGCGCCTCCCACTGGCAGGAGGTCGCCGACGATGTCGCCCGCCGCTGCCCCTCTGGCCCCTCGCCGCCCAAGTCCTCCGTCCAGTGCCGTCACAAGGTCGAGAAGCTCCGCAAGCGTTACCGCAGCGAACGCCACAAGTCGCTCCAGCTTGACCCCTCCCTCGCCCCTGCTTCCTCTTGGGTTTACTTCCGCAAGATGGACGCCATGGAGCATGGTGGTGGAGCAGTCAGCGGCCCCCGTCGCCCCTCCGCCTCCCCTTCGCCCGCCCCGCCCCGCCCCCCTTCCGACGacgacgaggaagaggaagaagaagaagacgacgacgactaCGACGGGCGCCGCGGCACGGGCGGTGGGAGCAATACTCGCAGCATGCGCCGCCTAATGGCTAATGGCCGCGGAGCGATCGGCGAGCTCAGATTTACAATCCCCAAGGCGGTTCGGTCCAAGGTTTCAAGGGCCGACGACAGGCCCGCGCCGAGCCCTAGTATGAACCCTAACCCTACCACCCGCTTCTTCAGGGGTTACACCGGCTCACGGCCCGCGATGGAGGAGATGCGGCGCaagatggagaagaagaggaggaagaggaggttggAGATGGAGTCGAGTGCGGTCAGGGAGATGGTGTCGGCGTTGAGGATGCTGGGAGATGGCTTTTTGAGGATGGAGCAGAAGAAGATGGAGATGGCTAGGGAGATGGAGAAGGTGAGGATGGAGATGGAACTGAAGCGCACCGAACTTATCCTCGACTCACAGCGCCGGATTGTAGATGCCTTCTTGAAGGGCTTCTCTGGGAAGAAGCGGACTAAGGTCTCACCAGAGGACTGATAAGGTCTTCCCCTTCTTTGCTTCTGACTTGTTTCTGTTTAGATTAGAATGTTTGATGTAGAAGATGCAGGAAGTCGAATGGTATTAGCTTATTAAGTAGTGATTTGCTCTTTATTGCTTTTCTAGTTTTTCGGTAATGGAACAATATGTGAATTTTTCTGGCTTGAATGTCCAATATTTTCTACTTCTTCCTTGTTATTGTCGAGATAATAAAGGTAAATTAGGAGTTGGATTCATTTGGATATGAACTGGTGCTTCGAAGGGTTGATCCCTTTCGGGTCCAGGAACTTTTACATGAAGGTTCCTTAGTTTCTGTCCACATTATTCATAGCATCCTCTCACTTTTGCATTACTTGCATCATCGTGAAGAGCCTGTCGTAGTTTCATTGTCAATTTATTATCATTTGGTTTTGTCATGACCCTTATTAGGCTTGAGACTCCCTGCTCAGCACTTAAATTGAAGGATAATATCTGATCTCACTAATTGGAATTAGGACATTGTACAGAAATTTATCTTGAGTTAAAGGATGACATCTGATCTCACTGATTGAAGTTAATACATTGTGTAGTTGTCGCTTATTCCTTCTATATTTCTTAAGTGATTGTGAATTCCACATTCAGATCGCATCCTGGGCTATTTTGCAGGTACAACAATGTATTTATGATCTTGATGCTGTGTGATTCATATCTCTTTTCTCGCAAGTGTTTCACAGGTTTATGCAAGTTAAATGCATCATTGTAGTTTGTATTCTTTCATCAAGCACTTTTCTCTTAGAATAAATCTTAGCCTTTAGTTTTAACTCATACAATTTTCAATGAATGAGCAAGGAATGATTTTGTTGTCTCCTGCATCTTCTATTTCGTTAGCACCTTCAACTGATAGCTTAGCTGCTCTGTTATTCACATCTGTATGATTGTATCATAGGATTTTGCTTTTATGTTTATAAGGCTATTCTTCTTTGTTGATGCATTCATAACTTTGATTTCCTGATAATTGTACCATTTTTACTTTGTGACGCAAGTGAAATATGTTGTGCATAAAGTTCTGAAGCTTAAAATACATGTGGTCTTCGAAGAGTAAACAGTTACGAATATGATCTTCCAATGCAAGTGTTTTGCTTTGCAAAAGAGATGCTTTGAACTAATGCCTTGGCATAGACATTTAACTATGATTCTTTTGCTGGTGTTTCTTTCTTTTGCTCGATTTTCATGTGATCTTACACTAGAATATGACCAGAGTAGGAGTAAAAGCTACTAATGGTTGTGTTTGCAAGAGAGA from Musa acuminata AAA Group cultivar baxijiao chromosome BXJ2-11, Cavendish_Baxijiao_AAA, whole genome shotgun sequence encodes:
- the LOC135584007 gene encoding GATA transcription factor 26-like isoform X3, with translation MNYIPLHARESFNSDELEVPKIKRISFKPKEQKLQKKRHSNSALELEREMKYCDQNFRKILEADTSNRSCSDSAISGSESCVYFGTTDAKSDLTVCFSGSAQSNAWDSLVPSKKRTFITRLRPKPSPVEKLTRDLYSILHEEQASNLSRTSEDDLLYESGTPFGSSEIGYGGLLIKHPNARLVEEESEASSLPVDRSYIIGVGYSGSASIPVNTENKGSSILNPGTDTKKSTAQMTQESAKRDKISHQKLNILQDRNSPLSSADLHAFINFESFMKYLTCEEQKQLMKYLPSIDTAKPPESLRSMFTSPQFLETLSYYQQLHQEGVFDLSLSGANAEECRTLKRLVLLNYTNHKWSECYQKIKDAPSNKKKGNAKLNRKNLSDLSKLASLKRHHERQNENYPENKSTMTSPKRMCRSEKTNPPSRCSTQLEPSVISSVNDDIEDFVDHEGSCFSSRRNFASPPDRSSLLAPTLSSESDLLLVLPSGGSFPQEELLYQ
- the LOC135584007 gene encoding GATA transcription factor 26-like isoform X1, with amino-acid sequence MGKQGPCCHCGVTSTPLWRNGPPEKPVLCNACGSRWRTKGSLMNYIPLHARESFNSDELEVPKIKRISFKPKEQKLQKKRHSNSALELEREMKYCDQNFRKILEADTSNRSCSDSAISGSESCVYFGTTDAKSDLTVCFSGSAQSNAWDSLVPSKKRTFITRLRPKPSPVEKLTRDLYSILHEEQASNLSRTSEDDLLYESGTPFGSSEIGYGGLLIKHPNARLVEEESEASSLPVDRSYIIGVGYSGSASIPVNTENKGSSILNPGTDTKKSTAQMTQESAKRDKISHQKLNILQDRNSPLSSADLHAFINFESFMKYLTCEEQKQLMKYLPSIDTAKPPESLRSMFTSPQFLETLSYYQQLHQEGVFDLSLSGANAEECRTLKRLVLLNYTNHKWSECYQKIKDAPSNKKKGNAKLNRKNLSDLSKLASLKRHHERQNENYPENKSTMTSPKRMCRSEKTNPPSRCSTQLEPSVISSVNDDIEDFVDHEGSCFSSRRNFASPPDRSSLLAPTLSSESDLLLVLPSGGSFPQEELLYQ
- the LOC135584007 gene encoding GATA transcription factor 26-like isoform X2, whose product is MGKQGPCCHCGVTSTPLWRNGPPEKPVLCNACGSRWRTKGSLMNYIPLHARESFNSDELEVPKIKRISFKPKEQKLQKKRHSNSALELEREMKYCDQNFRKILEADTSNRSCSDSAISGSESCVYFGTTDAKSDLTGSAQSNAWDSLVPSKKRTFITRLRPKPSPVEKLTRDLYSILHEEQASNLSRTSEDDLLYESGTPFGSSEIGYGGLLIKHPNARLVEEESEASSLPVDRSYIIGVGYSGSASIPVNTENKGSSILNPGTDTKKSTAQMTQESAKRDKISHQKLNILQDRNSPLSSADLHAFINFESFMKYLTCEEQKQLMKYLPSIDTAKPPESLRSMFTSPQFLETLSYYQQLHQEGVFDLSLSGANAEECRTLKRLVLLNYTNHKWSECYQKIKDAPSNKKKGNAKLNRKNLSDLSKLASLKRHHERQNENYPENKSTMTSPKRMCRSEKTNPPSRCSTQLEPSVISSVNDDIEDFVDHEGSCFSSRRNFASPPDRSSLLAPTLSSESDLLLVLPSGGSFPQEELLYQ
- the LOC135626585 gene encoding PRA1 family protein B2-like isoform X1, which gives rise to MANYGGVLRRSAAVVERARDGARRTRKALARFARPQSFAAPPDAEAAAVRAVRNLRSFRLHYAILLWVLLLASLFPRRRATMLFLMASSKIALFCGALLKAFPNSALLCRIVDRRLAAALVLAVIGVELVVTRAVPQFLLAMAIGVPLVLLHAVFRVRDDLTASGQEAASAGGGELGPIFEKKEDLELGSQLHMKYRFYTSYGGEYCWW
- the LOC135626585 gene encoding PRA1 family protein B2-like isoform X2, producing the protein MANYGGVLRRSAAVVERARDGARRTRKALARFARPQSFAAPPDAEAAAVRAVRNLRSFRLHYAILLWVLLLASLFPRRRATMLFLMASSKIALFCGALLKAFPNSALLCRIVDRRLAAALVLAVIGVELVVTRAVPQFLLAMAIGVPLVLLHAVFRVRDDLTASGQEAASAGGGELGPIFEKKEDLELGSQ
- the LOC135626586 gene encoding trihelix transcription factor ASIL2-like — protein: MAATSSSSPKKDPPSPAALAAAASAAAAATGSPSVSPSPSPSPDRSPSPIPLPASLPPPPHSAVAAASGSRRLAAPIWTHEETLALIDAYRDKWYALRRGNLRASHWQEVADDVARRCPSGPSPPKSSVQCRHKVEKLRKRYRSERHKSLQLDPSLAPASSWVYFRKMDAMEHGGGAVSGPRRPSASPSPAPPRPPSDDDEEEEEEEDDDDYDGRRGTGGGSNTRSMRRLMANGRGAIGELRFTIPKAVRSKVSRADDRPAPSPSMNPNPTTRFFRGYTGSRPAMEEMRRKMEKKRRKRRLEMESSAVREMVSALRMLGDGFLRMEQKKMEMAREMEKVRMEMELKRTELILDSQRRIVDAFLKGFSGKKRTKVSPED